In Capsicum annuum cultivar UCD-10X-F1 chromosome 8, UCD10Xv1.1, whole genome shotgun sequence, the genomic window tgaaatcaattgtttttttttttttttacaaaatagcttgaaataataacttttttttttgtaaaagaacTTGAAATTAAAGAgaactaaatataataataaaataagatggaTAGAATTGTGGGGCAAATTGTGGCGTTGGAAGCGGTAGGAGTCCGATAGAGATGTCAACTTATTTtcgaagaagaaagaagaaagtaaagaaaaaaataagaaaaaagttgaaATAAGAGGTAAGGCACTATTGCCCCTCAAACAATAGGTGAAGTGTTTTGACACATTTAAATTTCACGGAGTTTTATTATCTCTTAAATTGTTTTAAAGTGCAATAAATACACTATTCAGTGTTGATGTGACACAGAGAGTCTTACACTCTCTTAAAAGCAAGTGAAGGACGAAATATAAGACAAAAAACTGATCAGTAATAGACACATGTTCCTTTTAATTGGATATTTTATAATTGGTTAGTGCACATAATTTTAAAGACTAGTTTATACATAATTTTAACTCGATATGTAGTAACTGTAGATAAATTACATTTTCTTCGAAAAATCAAGTCGTAGAGAAGATTGATTTGCATAGATAAAAATTGAAGGGTCAATAATTTATCTTATAAAGACAAGTCAACGTTGGATTGGACTGTTGTTTGGTTGAAACTGTATTCCTTATCGTTGTAAATATCCATTTACAtctctactttttatatattatattgcTTTCTTTATGTCAAATTACACTTAGAAATTTATGTTAATTGCTTAATTTACATTAATGTGTAAAGGTTAAGTGTCTCATAAGAATCTATTTCAGGAGTTGCATCGGCATGTAGAAGTGATATTTATTTCTTTGGAACTACAGGTTTATTcctctttattttgaaatttgtacCAAATTAAAGTTCTGATAAACTTAAGAATTTAGTTGTTATTAGAAAACCttccatattttcatatattaattaataataactgaaaagaaaaaagtgaaaagacagATTTGTCTATTGTAAAAACTTTTATTGAAGGGTAAAAGTTCAAAcattatttataagatttttcacatttttaatattgGTGGGATAAATAAGTACGAGACTAACTAATACCTTCAATCAAACGCATAATAAAATAATTCTGCATTTTATCCAAAGACTACTataccttatacctcacaccaaatgacaCCTATGGTTCGTGCCTCACACGTAtgacttttgattatttaaaattagatgattttttcTATagtgaagatttttaatgaagtgcaaaaaagTTCAATTCTCAAAGATCATTCATGCTTAATATAATAAtgttgttggacaataaaattttgagatcgaaaataaataatcaagataagaaaaatattgcaacaatcaatttatcgatttcaatgtgagtgttacaatctctatgaatcctatgattcgccttttcaaatataaattcaagagcttaaagcttgatcttgaatttgaacttgatttgttgatttgatggacttgatcttgacttgtgcttgaattcaagggcttttgagcttgttcttgaatcttgcagtcttgatctttaatcttgatgaacaagatttgaattcttgagctttgtagagaaattgcggcATTTGATCCATGAGCTTTCTCTTGTTTTCTATTAGAGTTAttggtcttttttttttgaattatgacaccctatttatagttgtggaaaagtAAGAGTCATGGTGAAGATGGACTTCCTTTGCCCAATTAAATTCAAGTGACGTGACATCTTTTATGGGTTTTGATTTCATTGGGTTtgttgcatcattttgacatgtggcatgatcctattggctccttcacttgacttggcatgccacgtcatttgacacgtggcgctcatttgggcctctagaatatgactaTTTCTTAGGCTTAGTAAAGTGGGTTCATTattggaaaaattacataaactagcgACTTTAAGACATTAATTACAATTAGTAGCAAACagtttctcaaaattacaactaataacaaaatataGTAATATTTTACCTTTGTTGGGGAAAAGCGCGTGACTTGAACTCCTCTTTTACCCATCCCTTTTTCACACTACTTTACCAAATCTACTTCCCTccaatcttcaatttttttttcaaaattcatttttatcTTTCAAGATCTTGATAAACATTGCATCCTTCAATTAAGGAAAGTTTATTTTAAAGTCCATGCaagttatatttttcatataaattcttttatgtattttattgtcgaattttttttcaaatttttcattcttcttcGCTGATTTGGTctgttaagttttttttttgtgtgtgtgttgaaATTTTTTGGAGTTCTACTATAATGGCACAATATGCAAATCGTAGTAGTTCCACTAAAGGTATTCAACCGAGGAATTTGGTTTTCGATGAACTACCATCGTTTAGTCTTGGGTTAATACAAGATGAAGATCTTAACTTGTGTTCTACTAATATTCTGCCTAAGGGTGGTGTTAGCAGTGAAGAAGTGAGTTTGAAGTACCTTAACAATCTGGAGAACATTGTGGAAAAAATGAAACGgaaagatttgagaaaatcttcatccccaaaccccacaaaaaatcaaaaatcgatgaaaaagatgaagtcgGATGAAAAAGGTGAATCTAGTAAAATTGCAAGTCTGTTTCATCTGATTATGAATCCGAAGAAGTGAAAGTGGAGGAGGTATGATgttatttgtaaaattttatattttttggacaacatattcatatatgtatttcatatatacaattattaggtgtttatttatttttcagttttgttaAGATATGGAATTATAGTCCCTAATGTTTTGTTAAGATGTGGAATTGTAGTTCctaattgtatttattttatatctgttatatgtaagatatgtattttgtacaAAGGTTTGTTAATGTATGTATTTCGCCAAAGCTTGTTATTACAAACATGAATTCATCGACGTACAATTTTTACTACAACTATTTCTCTAAACATCAATCAATTGAATTTAGTTTACGATCAGTTAgccttaaaaaataatataattattgcaCAAAACTTACATTCTACTATTACAAACTTGATGTTGTAATTTCAAATTAACTGAAGAACTCTTCAATATCAAATGTGACATTAGGTTCAAAATCCTCAGATGAATTCTAGTCTCCAGCAAATGAGGCATTAGAAATCGAGTTCGGTTCAAGACCAATTCAGTGAGATCTGAATTTGAGCTGTGTAGAGTCATATAGTCCattccaaattcttgattttgggaTGTTAACAGTGGTACCATAGAATCAGAAAAGAATTTTGTTTCTTAAATATTCTCAAGGTTTAGGGGTGTAGGTAGAAATGAAAATGGTGTGAAAACTTCTTCTTTTTGTGATGTTAAAGTTTCTACGTTATGGTGTGGTGTAGAGTTGAATATTACCatcttttgttcttgtttttgttgtgtttctGGCATTTTTTGTTGTTTAGTGAAAAGATATCTGATTGTGCAACTTTGTAACTATGCCTTCCTTTGTATGTTACCTCAAAGATTGTTGAGTTTTCATCTATTCTTTGGACTTGTTTTGTTGCCAAAAACCCCTGTGTATGCTTGTGTGTGCACCAATAATAAGCCCTaaagttataaaagaaaatattagacAACA contains:
- the LOC107839113 gene encoding uncharacterized protein LOC107839113 isoform X2 — protein: MMSEFPASMPAVLAEASLLTGSVTFSSTSPNLLFTIISLSFKGGVSSEEVSLKYLNNLENIVEKMKRKDLRKSSSPNPTKNQKSMKKMKSDEKGESSKIASLFHLIMNPKK
- the LOC107839113 gene encoding uncharacterized protein LOC107839113 isoform X3; protein product: MTMLLPFHPGSVTFSSTSPNLLFTIISLSFKGGVSSEEVSLKYLNNLENIVEKMKRKDLRKSSSPNPTKNQKSMKKMKSDEKGESSKIASLFHLIMNPKK